Below is a window of Halolamina sp. CBA1230 DNA.
TGACGGTGTCGATACTGACGCTGATCGTCGCGTTCCTGCTGTACGAGTCGATCCCCGCCGTCCGGGCGATGGGGGCCGACCTCGTCACGCAGGTCCGGAACCCCGCGATGGAGAACCCCACGCTCGGGCAGGGGCTGTGGGGCCGCAACGGCGTCTGGTCGCTCACGCCGATGATGCTCGGCACCGCGATCACGACCGTCATCGCGACGCTGATCGCGGCGCCGATCGGGATCGCCGGCGCGGTGTTCGTCAGCGAGATCGCGCCCCGGCGCGTCCGCGAGGTGGTCAAACCCGGCATCGAACTGATGGCGGGCATCCCCTCGATCACGTACGGGTTCATCGGCCTCACGATCCTGAACCAGTACTTCTACGCCGAGTTCGGCACCCCGACCATCGGCTCGTACTTCGCGGCCGGCCTGATGATCGGCGTCATGGCGCTGCCGACGGTCGTCACCGTCGCGGAGGACGCGCTGAACGCGGTGCCCGAGGAGATCAAAAGCGGCGCGCTCGCGATGGGGTCGACCCAGTGGCAGACGACCAAGAGCGTCACTATCCCCGCCGGGCTCTCGGGCGTCTCGGCGGGCGTCCTGCTCGGCGTCGGCCGCGCGATGGGCGAGACGATGGCCGCGACGGTGATGCTCACGCACACGAAGGGGTTCCCCTCGCCGTTCTTCGACGTGTTCTCGCGGTACGGCGAGACGCTCACGACCGTCATCGCGTTCGAGGGTGGCAACGCCAGCGGCGTCCACATGAGCGCGCTGTTCGCGGCCGGCGTCGTGCTGTTCGTGATGGTGATGCTGCTGAGCGTCACCTCGCAGTACGTCGAGTGGCGGATGTACCGGAAGCTCGGAGGTGACCGATGAGCAACGTCGATCGGAATCGACTCGCGGCCGCGGACTCCACGACGGGCGACCTCGTGTCGCGGGGCGTCGTCGCCGCAGCCGTCCTCACGTTCGTCGGCTCGTGGCTGCTGTTGCTCCAGTGGGTCGACGAACTGGCGACGGTCGGCGGGATCAGCGTGCTGAAGCTCCTCGGCGTCGGGCTGATCGTCGTCGGCGGCGGTCTCGGGTTCGTCGGCGTCGGCTCGCGGCTGAACTACATCGACACCGCGCCGTCGTCGTCGGCGGGCATCGTCGTCGGAAGCATCTTCGGCTTGCTGTGGGCGATCGTCGGCGGCCTCGCCGCCACGCTCGTGCTCGGTAACGCGGCCGTGCTGTGGCTCCCGGTCGCCGCCCTGTTCGGGGTCGGCGGCTTCCTCGGCTCGGTGCTGCCGAGCGAGGACGTGGGGTCGACCCTGCCCGTCGCAGGGATCCTGCTCCTGCTCGGCGGCTTCGTCGCCGTCGGCGGCATCAACGCCGGCTGGACGTGGTCGCCGGCGTGGTCCTCGGCGGAGTTCCCGGGGAGCGAGCTCGTCCCGATCCTCGTCGTGTTCGGCACCTTGCTCGGCGCCTGGAGCGCCGGAAAAGCGAAGGAGGGGTTCGGCGCCGAGGGGCGGCAGGCGGGCGCGTACTACCTCATCGGCTCGGTCGTGTTCGGGATGCTCGGCGTGCTCGCGCTGCTGATCGCGTTCATCGTCACCAATGGGCTCCGGACGATGCTCACGGGGTCGAGCCTGCTCGGCGGGCAGCTCACGGTGCCGCTCGTCGGCGTGACGATCCCGTGGCCGTCGTTCCCGTTCCTGCTGAACCAGACCGGCGGGCTGTACGTCGAGATCCCGGGCGTCCTGCCCGCGGTGCTGGGGACGCTCTGGCTCGTGTTCGGCGCGGTACTGTTCGCCGTCCCGCTGGGGGTCGGCGCCGCCGTGTTCCTCACGGAGTACGCCGAACGCGGGCGGTTCACGCAGGTCGTCGAGGTCGCGACCAACGGGCTCTGGAGCACGCCGAGCATCGTGTTCGGCCTGTTCGGACTGGCCTTTCTCGTCCCGCGGATCAGCGGGGGGAACTCGATCGTCGTCGGCCAGCTCGTGCTCGGCTTCATGCTGCTGCCGCTGGTGCTGATCACGAGCCGCGAGGCGATCCTCGCGGTGCCCGACGCCCACCGCGACGCCAGCGCCGCACTCGGCGTCACGAAGTGGCAGACCATCCGCAGCGTCGTAATCCCGGCGGCGATGCCGGGCACGATCACCGGCGTCATCCTCGGCGTCGGCCGCATCGCTGGCGAGACCGCACCGCTGCTGCTCGTGTTCGGCGGGTCGCCGTACCCGAGCACCTTCCCGAACGTCCTCGGCAGCTTCGAACTCAGTACGCAGCCGCCGTTCGTGACGAACGAGGCGCTGC
It encodes the following:
- the pstC gene encoding phosphate ABC transporter permease subunit PstC → MHGLIVASVVVTFLAFFAGSRWTIIPIAAFLGTMGVGWSRYQAEAAKALTLLTTVVTVSILTLIVAFLLYESIPAVRAMGADLVTQVRNPAMENPTLGQGLWGRNGVWSLTPMMLGTAITTVIATLIAAPIGIAGAVFVSEIAPRRVREVVKPGIELMAGIPSITYGFIGLTILNQYFYAEFGTPTIGSYFAAGLMIGVMALPTVVTVAEDALNAVPEEIKSGALAMGSTQWQTTKSVTIPAGLSGVSAGVLLGVGRAMGETMAATVMLTHTKGFPSPFFDVFSRYGETLTTVIAFEGGNASGVHMSALFAAGVVLFVMVMLLSVTSQYVEWRMYRKLGGDR
- the pstA gene encoding phosphate ABC transporter permease PstA, with product MSNVDRNRLAAADSTTGDLVSRGVVAAAVLTFVGSWLLLLQWVDELATVGGISVLKLLGVGLIVVGGGLGFVGVGSRLNYIDTAPSSSAGIVVGSIFGLLWAIVGGLAATLVLGNAAVLWLPVAALFGVGGFLGSVLPSEDVGSTLPVAGILLLLGGFVAVGGINAGWTWSPAWSSAEFPGSELVPILVVFGTLLGAWSAGKAKEGFGAEGRQAGAYYLIGSVVFGMLGVLALLIAFIVTNGLRTMLTGSSLLGGQLTVPLVGVTIPWPSFPFLLNQTGGLYVEIPGVLPAVLGTLWLVFGAVLFAVPLGVGAAVFLTEYAERGRFTQVVEVATNGLWSTPSIVFGLFGLAFLVPRISGGNSIVVGQLVLGFMLLPLVLITSREAILAVPDAHRDASAALGVTKWQTIRSVVIPAAMPGTITGVILGVGRIAGETAPLLLVFGGSPYPSTFPNVLGSFELSTQPPFVTNEALLSPASALPYQLYSTITAGVFPKEIFTNTEFGWGTALVLLLVVVGLYAVGVGSRLYFRRKLHHE